Proteins from a genomic interval of Alteromonas macleodii ATCC 27126:
- a CDS encoding alpha/beta hydrolase, producing the protein MPNFTVKAAHACAASLALFLLSGCHSSHSSQFSASAQAFPVGVQPFDNYLNEVERYLLEHRAFISDDKAQEMSMNMPFECGTQYRNIGVLLVHGLGDSPYFFRDVANAMCSEGIHVRTILLPGHGSKPGDMLNVSYQQWQTETNHHIRLFSEEVDNLYIGGFSTGANLTTIASFSMAEELDIKGLMHFSPAFKSRFFVSRLAPYIDSLFPWPNVEEEDNPSRYNSTAMPGFAAYQESVNVLQDLFSKSEKEKRALNLPVLMVVAEKDSVVDTKKVAEQFRDNFTHPHKCLLWQGEGEPDVPENTLVMQTMKVPEQRISAASHMSTLFSDKNPLYGTSSDFRICDNGQGSDAEARCKAGEEVWYGPWGFEPDNVDEELATNKKDKVYARLTYNPYFDRMVDQLLAFTGKAKVKAFCKTY; encoded by the coding sequence ATGCCAAATTTTACCGTTAAAGCAGCACACGCATGTGCTGCTTCTCTCGCGCTGTTCTTATTGAGCGGCTGCCATTCGTCGCACAGTTCTCAGTTTAGCGCCAGTGCACAGGCCTTCCCGGTTGGTGTGCAGCCTTTCGATAATTACCTAAATGAAGTTGAACGTTACTTGCTTGAACATAGGGCATTTATTTCTGACGACAAAGCACAAGAAATGTCCATGAATATGCCATTTGAATGCGGCACACAATACCGCAATATTGGCGTCTTGTTAGTTCATGGATTAGGCGATTCACCTTACTTTTTTCGTGATGTCGCCAACGCCATGTGCAGTGAGGGCATTCACGTTAGAACCATCTTGTTGCCGGGACACGGCTCGAAACCCGGAGACATGTTAAATGTTAGCTATCAGCAGTGGCAGACAGAAACTAATCATCACATACGACTATTTTCCGAAGAAGTAGACAACCTCTACATTGGTGGCTTTTCGACAGGCGCTAATTTAACCACAATAGCGAGTTTTTCGATGGCTGAAGAGCTTGATATAAAAGGGCTAATGCATTTTTCACCAGCCTTTAAATCACGCTTCTTTGTGTCCCGGTTAGCGCCTTATATTGACTCATTATTTCCCTGGCCTAATGTTGAAGAAGAAGATAACCCAAGCCGCTATAACTCCACTGCAATGCCAGGGTTCGCTGCCTATCAAGAAAGCGTAAATGTGCTTCAAGATTTATTCTCTAAATCGGAAAAAGAAAAGCGTGCGTTGAATTTACCTGTGCTTATGGTGGTGGCAGAAAAAGACAGTGTGGTTGACACAAAAAAAGTAGCTGAACAGTTTAGAGATAATTTTACTCATCCACACAAGTGTTTATTGTGGCAGGGTGAGGGTGAACCCGATGTACCTGAAAATACACTCGTCATGCAAACCATGAAGGTTCCGGAGCAGCGGATTAGCGCAGCCTCCCATATGAGTACACTTTTTTCAGATAAGAACCCGCTATATGGTACTTCGAGTGACTTTCGCATATGTGATAACGGTCAAGGTAGTGACGCTGAAGCGCGCTGCAAAGCGGGCGAAGAAGTGTGGTATGGGCCGTGGGGATTTGAGCCCGATAACGTTGATGAAGAGTTAGCAACTAATAAGAAAGACAAGGTGTATGCAAGGCTAACCTACAACCCTTACTTTGATAGAATGGTCGATCAACTACTCGCCTTTACAGGTAAAGCCAAAGTCAAAGCGTTCTGTAAAACCTACTAG
- a CDS encoding TerB family tellurite resistance protein, whose protein sequence is MQLSEQQSFNQALIKLSVLLYQVDGMVTLSEQDYLNAMVESLDWQSPICREAFLNDTIYQTRKAIDTGDAITFLRSLKHDLSFDAEKTLEVAMAITGVDGERSEEETELLSLLTHKLLAKALVSGKDTLQ, encoded by the coding sequence ATGCAATTATCAGAACAACAAAGTTTTAACCAAGCCCTTATCAAGCTTTCAGTTTTACTTTATCAAGTCGATGGAATGGTCACGCTGTCTGAACAAGACTACCTGAATGCAATGGTCGAGTCTTTAGACTGGCAAAGTCCAATCTGCCGCGAAGCATTTCTTAACGATACTATCTACCAAACCCGAAAGGCCATTGACACCGGTGATGCCATTACGTTTTTACGCAGCTTAAAACATGACTTGTCGTTTGATGCTGAGAAAACACTAGAAGTGGCGATGGCGATCACAGGCGTTGATGGCGAGCGAAGCGAGGAAGAAACCGAACTTCTATCATTACTTACCCATAAATTACTCGCCAAAGCTTTAGTTTCGGGTAAAGATACACTGCAATAA